TCACACGGGGTTAGAAGTATAACTGATCCGGAGATGATGCTTGGGCCATTTACTATTTCGACAAAAAGTGCAGGTACGGTGAGAAGCTGAAGAGGAAATAGGCGGCGGCGGGTGCGGCAATGGTGATGCTGGTCGAAGCAGGGGACCAACGACATGTGGTTCTGACTGATAGTCTCTGTTCTTGTGGTCCATTGATAGAATTTTTTAATCTAGCTATCGTATTCGACCTCACTCGCGATTATAgctatatattgttgtttgatCTCAAAATATTGGAAATGTAGTACACGTGTAGAAATGGACGGTTAGGATGACTCGTGTATCTACACGGGCCGTGTACTAAATAAGTTTCGCATTATTACaccaataaaacaatatgcAGGAGAAATAAAGGTTGGGAGAAGGATAGGTGTGTAGTAGACATGCCGGGACTTGAGGGGAGGCCTAAGAGGCAACTGTCTCatgcgagagagagagagagagagagagagagagagagagagagagagagagagagagagagagagagagagagagagagagagagagagagagagagagagagagagagagagagagagagagttcaaTTTAGATGAACAATCATTTAGAGTTAGTAATATATCTCAAGTTTTAGATCTAATAAAGTTATTcgcaataaaataaaaaagtttaATATATAAGGATAATTATCTTACGAGAGACACAAACCCTATGTTTCAGTGTGTCTAGTTTTTATAGTACAGGGTCAGTCCACAAAtggatccttttttttttgtttaaaaaatgGATGGCTCATTCATCAActtttcgattacattttcatATCTCAAccgttcaacttttagagtctaatGTGCATATCActtatataaaaattttaGCCAAAATAGTGATaattaaggtatcaaacttggtGAAAGCATGAACGCACCAAATCTGTCAAACcggaaccgttcatatttataagtttaatttccattttggctgaaattttacatagttgatctacacattagaaTCTAAATgttgaacggtggagatgttgAAATAGTATCAAGAAGTTAGTCAAGTGAGTTATCccttttttaaacaaaaaaaagggatCCCTTTGTGGAAAGTCCCATATTTATTGTACTATCTAATTAagtacaatatataattcatcatAAGAGAATTTCAATCAAAACGTCTAGAATATGTCATCTACATATATCATTATGTTAGTTGCAAAATGAGATCAAAACCAAACGATAACTTTAATAGAGTTGCTTTAAGAGGACACCATTTATGAAATTCGTCTCAAGTCTCAAAATCTCAGGTCCGACCTTAGTAGCAGACTAGCAGGGTAGGTTATACTTAAAATGTAGTAGGGTTGCTCCACTCCATTTGAATATGAAACATTTCGATCCTTAGTTGCAGTAACTATTTCTTATTATgatcatgactcatgagtccTATGATCATATGGTGGGAACGATTATTGACTGCTTAAGCGGTTACGCCttttaatttagtttgagtcGTTCAGTAAGACTGCACCATACCATTGAAATATTTGTGGCTGAAAATACCAAAAGTCTAGAAGACTTCGAGACTATGGAAAGCGATTCAATGCACCACTGAGTGCTACCACCGGCGAATATTTTAATAGAAAGAAACAATATCAGTCACATATTTGTGGGTCTATTCATTTAATGTAATTTATCCCGTATGTACTTTTAAAACTCCGTTAACAATTAAATTCTAACTGGAATCTCAGATCTACTTTTGACCGGTGAAGCTTAATGCGGGTCGCCCGACCATTTCTCCACCTTTTAGCGGTGTTGTAGCAGAGATCTAATCCCAGTTGGCTCGCATATCTATCATCAATGTCACTGTTGTATCTTCTTGTCCATTCGTTGAAAATGGAGAGAGAATAGAATGTCGAAATCCCGACAGCTCCGGCATATCTTCTTTGTGTTCCGGTCACCATTGCCAGTGCATGAGGTGTGATATGTGATCCCCTCATCGAGTTTTGATTCTATGTATAATTGGTTTTCAATTTGAAATGGGTTTTGGACAAATTTGGGTGTCATCGGCTTCGGCGGAGGCGCGGAGCCACTATCGTGGATGTCCAATCTAATGGTCCAGGGTTCATTTTTGACTTTAATTCATGCCCCGAAAGCATATGGGATACGAGTACGAGAACTAAGCAACAAGGTTGTGTTACCAAGATCCTTCGTCTTCAACTATGGTTTATGGGTTCATGTTTTCATTGTTTTGTAGTGTTTGATCAGTGAGGGAAGGGAATTGATGGTGTAGATTTCTTAATATATTTTGGAAGTggtttgatgatgaaaatcccattcattttgataattttcatttttactaTGGTTCTTGTTTTGGTTTCATTTTCGCATTATGGTCGGCGACGTAAAATCGATGGCGGTTGGGATTCGAGAGTGGCGGGGAGCTTTGGGTGGATGACGGAGGTTTAACAGAGTTCTGGAAGAAAGTCACGTGTTGAGGCACGTGCGGCTGGTTATGACACAGTGGTGGAGCTCTGAATAAGCTCTCCgagactatatatacatgtgactCATTACCTAATTTTTCGGCTAATTAATTAAATGAGGTTTATCAACTTAATACTCACGATCTTGAACAATACACGAGAATCTCAATAACATTGTTGACAGTGACTATAAAGTTACAAAGACATCAATAACATTTGGACAGTGACTATAAATTCGATCAAAGCACTAGTTTGGAGTCTGGACCTCACTAGTAGCTATACCGGTTCTTCATTCGGGGATATAAACATATCAAATGTATTTCTGGTTTAATTTAGTCGATCTAGACTGGACCTTATGATCATGTTGTAGCTGAAAAGCTTGTAACAGCTACTTACAAATTTATCAATTAATTTGTGACATCAACGCATcgtctaaaaaaaattaaaagttaaGTTTCATATACCGATAAAACTAAAATTCGCAATTCATTAAATAGTGTTTCTAAATCGAACCAGCTAGCTAGGACTCATTAGTCACCGCCAAACCACCCTAATAACTCTTGACAGATTGAAGGAAAGCCATAGAACAAGCTTGGTTATCACTTAGAGCATCTCCATTCGAGTAGCTATTCGTTGACACATCATCATAACATTAACAATTGACTCATTGTTTCACCTTCTAACTGATTAGTTTGTTACACGTGGAAATGACTAACGAGAATGCTTAGTCAAATTTAACTAATCCCAGCCAAACTATCAAaacaattctctctctctctctctctcttcaagtGTTCAACATCTCTCTTCTGAAACCCATAATACACACATAACCTCTTCAACTCATATCTCTTCTTTTCTAGAACTTGGATCTCCAATCATCTGATGTAATGGATTAATCCTTAGATCCTTAGATGCAATAAGCCAAAATTATAGGGTCAGTCCCAAAGATCAATGAGATGGGTTTTCTTGTGTGGTTGGAATTCATGTTGGGTTTTCTACTTTTTTGTTTACGTATAAAGATTATTACGTGACATGGATGTAGTCAATTGGGGATAATAATTTGCATCTTTTGAATCTGATATAAATAGGCTTGTCAATTGCTTTCAAAATTTAGATTCAGATGGCTTCTTTTCTGAGTTTATAGGTGGTTACGAGACAGGTTTGTGTGGAATATTTTGATTTAAGACTAAAACTAGTGGATTGTGATTATTTATTCCTCTGACAAATCTACTAGTTAATCAATATGTATGTGATCTTGTCTCAATTTCTAtctattgtttttatttattattttatctaaTTATCTTGAATTAACTGAGTTTGAATAAGATCACAATTTGCTTTTTCTTATTTGCAAAAACTTGGAGACCAGAATAAATTGATACAACTAGCTAAAACAATATTCCAActtggtaaattataattttaacaTTCAAATTAGATATTTCCATTGGAGTTGAGATTAGCTAAAATATGAACATGTTATATTTGCCATGTCATatatcaaattttgaatttgtcaAAACCAAATAGCCAATTGGTTGGAGATGCTCCTAACCATCAAACAAGCCATGAATGGATTCGTCATGTCCAGTACTCTAGCTAAGCTAGATTAACTACTTAATCAAACCAATTCAAACTTGGGCAACATTTTTGATCATCCAACTCAATTGGTGTGAACTTGCAACACGTACGTACCTGGGTTCATGCTCACACATTGCTGATGAAACCAACTGAAATATGTAATCCTTTGCTTGCTTATCCTAAGGCTACCTATATGCGGCATCCAGTAGTGAAGTTTTCCCAGATTCGATTCATATACAAGTGAAGggtcaaaaccaacaaaaccGAACGTGCTCACGTGGAACCTTCTCAGCATGGAGATCTTATAATCCTACTTAATTTGTTCAAGTCATTAGTTAATTCAATTCTTCGTCATTTGCCGACCTCAATCCGAGTTTTTAAATAACAGACACAGCACAAGTTGGCCGGTTTGCCCAGATTTAAGTGATACAATACACTTATTAGATCCGTTATACGTCggttttatttaattaacctcagtttattttcttcatgcATCAGTAGACGAGCTAGTTGACGCTCGTAATCCTAACTTCGGTTCAGTTTACCACTAACGCAATCGGAAGTAACACGGAAAATTATATGcgaaataaagaaaattttcGTATCTTATTTAACATATACAAAATCCTAATCTTAGAGACTTTGTCCCGCAAGCACGTCAATATCTTTAATCACACACCCCATGTTGATTCTATGTCTCACATAGAATATAATTTAGTCCCATCATCGGAACCCTGTACAATATATTTTTGTCAATAAGAAAATGTCAAGTAGTCCATGTTGTGGATACAAAACACATTCCCAAGTTTACTTTCCTTAAACAAACCAAAATTCCCATTAGGCACACTAGTGTTCGATGTCCTCCGTctttaaattaaattagtcCTTCCTCCATAGATACCATAATGTACGTCttcagagaaaagaaaaagataccACACAGATGTAAACACAGTgaagtaaaatttttgaaaggtGTGATCAAAGGTTGACCAAGGTTGTACTTAACTTAGAAGTGAAGTAGTATTTTAGAATCTAGGATCTCATATATTAAACAAAATCATTTGGTTAAAAATCTAATTTCTAGTACAAGAGCTTGAGTGAAGTACACACTTGAGAATACCATTTAAACGATGCCGTTTATAATTTATTGAAGTAGAAAGTATTTTTTGTAGAGTGGATAACTTATTTTTGTGAATTTATTAGGGCTGTCAATTCCGACACGACCCGATAATACGACTCGAAACTCGCACGATATAAAACGGGTTGAACCCGCACGATTTTTAGCGGGTCATCGGTGGGTCAACCCGCCATGACCTATTTAATAAACGGGTTAACTCGTTAACACGATATGAACCTGCATGACACGTTTAATAAAAAGTCGAACtaaattctatataaaatatgtatataagggtttaaaagattttgtttctcattttgaactagaatttaAGGTAAtatttggaattttttttatttgattcttGTTTCAGTCAGTTATTTTATCTAAAACaacataatatattttttaaatgggTTAAACGGGTTGGAAATAGGTAACCCGTATAATAAATAGGTTGGatttgagtttaaatttttgacacTATTATTAAATGGGTTGGTTTGAGTTTACATTTTATGACACGCCAGATAGCTTGACCCGACACGAACCCAACCCGACGCGACCCATTGACAGCCCTAGAATTTATGAATGCTTGAATGCAATCCCCACGTCCACTTAGCAATACAACATAGTCTGATAGTAACACATaactaaaacaagaaaaactacTAGTTGTTCATTTATACTCCTTTTCACTATAGAGAAATTACTCTGTAGTTCCGAATGATGGGGAGTCATATATGCTACAACTAGAAAAGAAAACGAGCTATATTTCAATACGCACAGAAGTTAGAAGTGTCACACCCTCGTCGACGGGTAGGCGGGTCAAGTCCGGTTGGAGTTGGACAAACGAGTCACAATTTGTCGCTTTCGATGGCTACGTTTAGAGAAAGTGGGTAGAACCGTAGAACAAAAGGCTAGAATACAGAGGTGTTCAGCCAAGACCAAAACAGCTCTACACAATATAAGTGTGTGTTGTGctctcagagagagagagagagagagagagagagagagagagcttggTATTGCTTCTCTCTACATCTTTTTGGTCAAGTCTGTCTCTCATTTTGAGACTCTGATCGAACAAACACAGCAGGAATGGCAAGAATCCCAGCCCATAatgctttctttttcttttgaaaaaaaaaagaaaaagcttCTCTGCAAAATAATCATCCCAGTAAGTTCATTCAGCTCACCAATCATTTTCTCATGCAATTTCTCTATCTGGGTACCTCTATTGCTACGATTTCAGTGTAAAGGTTTTAGCTTTGACCCTTCTTCTTGCTTTGGATTCTTTTTTCCTTATTGGATGGATGCTTTGGATTGGTAGGTACTTCTAGTTATGCTGGTTTCTGATTTCTCTGTTAGTTTTTTGGGAAAGGAAGTAGAGAGTGATTGTAGCCAATCGAAATTTCCAAATTTGGTAAGAACGTTTTTCACTTTTGGTTCTGGGAACTATTTTTTCCAGTTTTGTTATGGGAAGGTCAGACTCTTATTTGGGAAAACGAAAGAATGCTTCTTTCTGTCTTCTCCCTCATTATCTCAATTTATTTTCATCTAGTACATGAGTATTATTGTCTTCTTTGAActaatataatgaaattcaatAATCAGATTGTTAATATTTGACaaagttcaatttttttcttttcaaataaaataaataaatttccGGGTATATATTAAGTGTTCATTTGATTACGGTGTTGAGCATGCTAAGTTTTCTGGGTATATAATGATTTCTTGTTGGAGCTGCTTTACATGATTATGTGGGGTAACCATGGATTCGTGATGACTAAGGAAGGCGCTTAAGAATTTAGTAAAGAATGGAAGGATTCGGAGAGATTGAGGTTCACAAGTTTTGGGAGGTAGAATCATAGGCACTAGTGGGTGGATCTTAATGATCGACTTAAGAGATTGTGAGGAAATGTGAAATTATTGGGGCTGGAAAGTTCTGAGGGGACAATGTAATGGGTGACCAGTGAAAAGGAAACATTATTAGGAATTAGACGAGAGTGAAAGAGACGGAACATTTTGCTACTTAAAGATGGTAATTTTCACTGTTTCAGGGTTGTTGAGTAAGAAATACCAATCAAGTTAGTGTAAGAATTTAAAGCTTTGCAGGGAAGTGGGAAACAGTTGCAATCTTTACTGGATTTCAAGTACTGGGGTTCATCCGTTCATATTAATTGTTCTTTGCTAATGGTGGGGACTTACTAAAGTACTAGATTGAGAAGTGAATGACCGCTGTATGTGAGATACGGTAGATGAGCGCTTGAATTTATGTGATCGTATTCTCTGTTCAGTCTAAGATAGTAGATGTGGATAATTGAATCCGTATTTGGGATCTAGCAACTAGTCATTATCCCTGCATGGCTGTAAAGTTATGGAAACAATTTATATTTGCCGATGTTTTGCGGTGGAGAACTGATTTTCTTTAGCAATGAGATGCTTTTATTAGCTATATAATCATTGCACAGTTTGCACTGGTCTGCATCAAATATTTTTGTTGTGTTTCTCAGATCTGAGAAGCCTTGCTTCTATAAACTTGAAGAAGCTCAATGTTTCAATATTATTCCTTGTACTCGTATTCAGTATTTGCTTTGTATCAGTTTGGTCTCTAAAATAGTGACGGCCGCACTGTGTAGGCATTGTTGTTCTTTCACACTGTTTGCTGTGTCAATTGGTGTTTTTGTTTGTCCTGTTTCCTTTTTCTGTATGTTTTGTAGTGTGTGCATATGTGTGTATATAACCCTTATGTGGTGGTAATATGTTGCAGCATTTGGTGACTGATTGCTTTGCATTAAGCTGAAAAAGATATTGAAGTCAGTTTATGAATTCTCTGATGGTGATGGAGTGGAATGAGAAGCCTCCCGCACTATGGGATTGGGACAATGTTTTCATGTTTGGCACGAAAGTCACTGAAACTCCAAAGAAGCTTCAAACAACAGGATGGAGCATTGAAGGAGACCAAGGAATGAACTCTGAATCTGTCTATTCGCCTGGGGGTGATGGGGGAAGTGGTGTGTCTGGCTCCGAATTAAGAGACGGTACATCAAAGAGTTCAAAATCAGGTTCTGTGAGCTCTTCAGTTGGGGAAAGTAAGAAATCCAACCTCAGCCTTGAGGCTTTTGAAGGTTTGCCGAAGGATTATGTCGATAACAAACAATCAGCTCGAGAAGTTGAAGCCTTTGTATCTTCGCCAACTCATGACATTTCAGCTGGCTCTGGTGAGCCATTGCTCACCCTAAAGCTTGGTAAGCGGATGTACTTTGAAGATGTTTGCGTAGGAAACAATGCTAAGGCCTCTGCTGTATCTGTTATTTCCACACCAATAGGGACAAAAGCAAAGAGATTTAAATCCATTGGTCCAAGTACAGTTGCTACTTACTGCCAAGTTGAAGGCTGCAATATTGATCTCTCATCAGCCAAAGATTACCATCGTAAACATAAGATTTGTTTAAATCATTCCAAATGTCCTAAGGTCATTGTAAATGGTGTAGAACGGCGGTTTTGCCAGCAGTGTAGCAGGTAAAGCATGTTTCATTCTACTTGAAATATAACttgttgtgtgtgtgttttttttttacttagtTAATTGTTTCTTACCTATGGTGCTCTAATTGTCATTCTTATTACTGTGTTTATTATCACAATGATTTCTTTTTAATGGTTCAATGAGATCCATTCTTAGCTTCTGACATATATGTTGATGTCCCTAAACCCTTTCTGTTGTCAAAGGTTTCATGGCCTTTCTGAGTTTgatgaaaagaagagaagctGTCGCAGACGTCTTTCAGATCACAATGCTAGACGTCGCAAACCACAGCCAGGAGCACTGCGAGATTCAACAAGACTGTCCTCATCACTGTACAGTACAGGTTATAAGCACATCCTTTTGTTTGTTCTTCATGCTGTTTTCTGACTGCATAACATTATGATACACTTCCCATGATCAAGTAGTAGTTTAGTTCATGGTTTGCTGTATTTtcttgacaaaaaaaatttcagctGTGGTTATCAAATCTATAAATCTGTATTATGCCATAGCTTTGTTCCATTCAAAATGAGCTTCAAATTTATGTGAAAACAGTACAAGGATTTTATTTCCGCATCTTGCCTGAATAGTTAAGAAATCAAGATTTGCTTGCTACATGTTTCATGAAACATGCTTTTGGATTAAAGTCACTCCATATCTGTATTATAATATTGCCGTCCAATGAAGTTTGCTGGATTTACCTATGCAGATGAGAGGCAACAGATAAGCATTGTTCTGGACCAAGCCTCATGTGCTTACTCTAGGCATGCTACAAATTTATCATGGGATGCCGCATGTAGCTTCAGGTTCACACAGACGAAAGATTATTTTCCAAATCCTGCAAACGGTGGAGGTACTTCCAAGCAGCTACATTTTGCCGAAAATCGCACTCCAAATTCTTTAGCAATGCTTTATCAAGATTCTTGTGGGTTGTCACCATCTAAGGGCACAACATCTCAGGTTTCAAACCGAGGTCTGTTGAGCATTATACTTCATgatttacaattaatttataTTGCTCACTGATAATGCCAACTATATACATAATAGTTTATAGTTTGTATacatatctaatttgttaaaTGGCGCTGCAACTTTTGATCTATATGCAGGTGCCGAAGAATCTATGATCTCTTTCAACTTGAATGCACCGCAGAATCTTAATCATGCTCTCTCTCTTCTGTCAACCAGCTCATGGGCTTCATCTGAGGCAAAACCTGTTTCACTTGATAACACCAATCACAGTTACCATACCAATATCCCTCAGCCTGTGATGCACACAATGACCCGAGACTTGCCATTGTCCTCAGAGTTCTGGCAAAATGAACAGCCATCCCTACATACCACCCAGTTGACTGTCTCGAATTCACAGAGTAATGGCAGCAACCAATATCAAGATCTTCATCTGATCAAAGGACCCTACGAGTTCGGCTATAATACCAACCAATTCAATTGACTTTCAACCCAGGACTGTTTCGGTGGTGTTAGAAGCTCACTGTTTCCAAGGTTAGTTCCTTTTGCGGAATATATCGCCTTCTATGAGTTTGCTTGGCAATTCGTAATTGAATCATTAAGATGTCTCATCAGTGTCATTATTTTCCAGGGACTTGAAACTGCTTTCTTGCTGTCCAGTTCTATTCACGTAGGAATCCGATGAATTCAGACTGAGGTGCAAATTCATGTCCAGATATGCTAGGAGGTCATACAATAATACGAAACTTGTGAACTCTGTTATCTTGTCCTATAACTGTCTTGTCTTGCACATGTTGAATGTTCTTGACTTGGATTTAACAGGCTGGTTCTCAAGCGTCAACCTCTTAATGCTCGATTCTCTCATCTTTTGCTTTATCTCATATCCCTGCAATATGATGGATAGTATATGCAGAGTTGGAGACCGAAGTCACCAAACCCACCCATGGCAGTTGCCAACCATTCCACTCGACCTGTTAATTTTGAAAAAGATAATCTTTTGCACCCAACATCTGGCTCGTTAATTCCTCTTCAAGTGCAAGGCACACCACACCAAATTATACAGGAGAACTACTGGCTGAAGATGGGTTGATTCTGAGCTAAGACGAATTTAACAAAGGTCATcgtaaatattaaatattcCAAACTCAAGTTTGAAAAGTATTTTTCCACTCCACACTCAAgtttttgaaattcaaaatagCTAACCACCACATCTTGATATAGTAAGATTTACAaggttaaaattatttttgacCTGAAATCGATCACCTGAGTTTGGCCTTCCCCAACCGGACAGACGGCCACACTGAAACACTCGGGCCAACCATAGTAGAAATGATCTGATTAAACATGGTAGATGGTGAATATAATCCCACTGATTTGACAGAATTGCTTCATCAAAGCCAATTTTCTGCTTCCATAGACCAATGACACACTAAGAAACTATGGACAACAAGGATATGATGCATAATATGACCCCCTCAGCAGCCTGACCAGAGGCATAGACCATTTCACTATAGAGATTAGCATACCGCGTCCTAATGACGTCAGTTTACTTTATAAAGGACACAGGAGCTCGAGACCTATGGTGACTAAGAATTCAAACCACCATCCCATTGCCAAATTCCTGACAACAAATTTGCAGAAGAACAAGACCACGGATGACAGGGTTGGTAGAATATACTACATGCTTACATGCAGCTGACCAGACAGAATGTGCCCATATTACAGTGAGACCTAATCAATTAAACTGGGGAAATCCACAACAAAAGCATCTGTCATCAAAGAGACTACAAACACATTTAGACAATCTGAGATCAAATGAGAACCATAAAGGATCAGACAACAGAAACCTTTTGCCCAACTAGTGACATACTCACTAGATAGATGAGTTGATCCAAAGTCTAACTTATAGAAACTAGAACCACAACCTGTAAAATCTTTGCCAGATAATACTGGCTGACACATGATGCATTGTACAATCCACAAAGACCACAAATACCACATCAGTTAATACAGCAACTTGACACAAATCATGATAAGGTAGAGTAACTCGACAACCGCTGCAACATGACGACAAGACTGACTTTCAGACACCCAATACTGAGCAATGCTGGATGACAACTCTGGACCTTCTCAACCCTCAAATATGTCCTAGTACTCACTGGAACAGTAGACAATTACAAATTAACCCAAGtacatattaaaataaaaaaggtaaAAATAACACTCAATCTAGTGTACTGGAAAAAAGTAATACAAGGAAACATTTGAAATAgatcaattaataaaaatagattGAAAAATAGAATGTAATTCAAAATTGTGACATATAGTAAAATTGCCAAACACATGGACAATTTAAAGAAACCAATAGAGATACAAAGAAAATTTCTAATACTACAAACCTGATCATTTTCATCTGGAGCAGGTGAAGAGGACCCCTTTGTTTCAGTTGGTTTATCCTCACCACAATTCTGTCTGTTACACTTGGTCCGAAATGGATAATTGATATTATTACATTTCTCACACTTCCAGCTACCTTCTGGCATCTTTTGCTCTGCAAAAATGAAGTTGAAAGTTACAGAAAGAGGacaacaaaaaaacaagaacaaagaaGGCCTTAGATAGTGAATTAGGTCATAATAAGGCACAAAGTCATCTTACTTGCACTTTTGTCATTCTTTGCAGCCTGCAGTTACAAAAAAGTATGATCAAATGTCAGCAAAACAAGAATATCAAGCTATATATTCAGGcataaatgaatttcaacatTCAGAATCCCAATGGCTAGATTGATGGTGGAAAATGGCTACATTGTGTGTctgtggagagagagagagagagagagagagagagagagacctgaGATCCAGGCTTTGGTGTATTGCACTTCCTCATGTTGCAAACAATTCTAAATGAAAAGTTGATGTTTCCACATTTAGGGCATGTCCAGTCATTATCACGTGTGGCatctaaattaaaaaattaaaaaaataaaacgaaGAAATCAATGAACATACTTATAAATTGATTCCATGATGATCAAGCAATCACGAGAAGCCAATATAACTAACCTGCACTCTTCTTTTGAGCTTTATCATCGGAATAGAATCCTGGCCTTGGCCCCTGCATAAGTTGATTACATATTATTTATACCACATCCACAAGCATAGAATTATGAGCCAAGTTCAACAAAA
This is a stretch of genomic DNA from Argentina anserina chromosome 4, drPotAnse1.1, whole genome shotgun sequence. It encodes these proteins:
- the LOC126790554 gene encoding squamosa promoter-binding-like protein 2 isoform X2 yields the protein MNSLMVMEWNEKPPALWDWDNVFMFGTKVTETPKKLQTTGWSIEGDQGMNSESVYSPGGDGGSGVSGSELRDGTSKSSKSGSVSSSVGESKKSNLSLEAFEGLPKDYVDNKQSAREVEAFVSSPTHDISAGSGEPLLTLKLGKRMYFEDVCVGNNAKASAVSVISTPIGTKAKRFKSIGPSTVATYCQVEGCNIDLSSAKDYHRKHKICLNHSKCPKVIVNGVERRFCQQCSRFHGLSEFDEKKRSCRRRLSDHNARRRKPQPGALRDSTRLSSSLYSTDERQQISIVLDQASCAYSRHATNLSWDAACSFRFTQTKDYFPNPANGGGAEESMISFNLNAPQNLNHALSLLSTSSWASSEAKPVSLDNTNHSYHTNIPQPVMHTMTRDLPLSSEFWQNEQPSLHTTQLTVSNSQSNGSNQYQDLHLIKGPYEFGYNTNQFN
- the LOC126790554 gene encoding squamosa promoter-binding-like protein 2 isoform X1, which produces MNSLMVMEWNEKPPALWDWDNVFMFGTKVTETPKKLQTTGWSIEGDQGMNSESVYSPGGDGGSGVSGSELRDGTSKSSKSGSVSSSVGESKKSNLSLEAFEGLPKDYVDNKQSAREVEAFVSSPTHDISAGSGEPLLTLKLGKRMYFEDVCVGNNAKASAVSVISTPIGTKAKRFKSIGPSTVATYCQVEGCNIDLSSAKDYHRKHKICLNHSKCPKVIVNGVERRFCQQCSRFHGLSEFDEKKRSCRRRLSDHNARRRKPQPGALRDSTRLSSSLYSTDERQQISIVLDQASCAYSRHATNLSWDAACSFRFTQTKDYFPNPANGGGTSKQLHFAENRTPNSLAMLYQDSCGLSPSKGTTSQVSNRGAEESMISFNLNAPQNLNHALSLLSTSSWASSEAKPVSLDNTNHSYHTNIPQPVMHTMTRDLPLSSEFWQNEQPSLHTTQLTVSNSQSNGSNQYQDLHLIKGPYEFGYNTNQFN